The genomic segment CGCCCGAACGCATTTGTGGTCAACATCGGCGATATCTTCGCACGTTGGACCAACGATGTTTTCAGATCAACGCCCCATCGCGTGATCAACAAGTCCGCGGACCGGGGCCGCTATTCGATAGCCTATTTTTTCGATCCAAATTTGGAAGCTGTTATCGATTGTTTTCCCGCCTTTAGAGAAACTGGCGTGTCGAAGTATGAACCGATCCGCTTCATCGATTATTTCACCGGCCGGCTCGACGCCAATTATCATCGCGCGAAAACAGTTTAGGGCCCGGTGGCGAGGGTTCTCGATTCAATGCTGTTCGGGGCTCCCCGGAATGCAAGATAAGAAGGTTCAGTAGCAAAGTTATGCCGATTTACAAAGCGCCGACCACCGATATCCGGTTTGTCCTTGAGCATGTTCTGAACATCGCCGATTACGCGAACTTGGAAGGATTCGGTGAATTTGGCAGCGACGATTTGAGTGCGCTTCTAAACGGTGGCGCGAAGATTTGCGAAGAGGTCATTCAGCCGCTCAATCAGTCAGGAGACCTGGAAGGCTGCCGTTTTGACGATGGGACGGTGACAACTCCGGAAGGTTTCAGGCGCGCGTACAAGGTTCTTGCTGAAGGCGGCTGGATAGGCTTGGCATCGGACCCGACCTACGGTGGGCAGGGGCTTCCGGGGGTGCTCGCCGAAGCATTCTATGAAATGCTCTCCGGCGCCAACATGGCCTTTAGCGGATATGTAGAACTGAGCGAGGCTGTTTTCGCCGCCATCTATGCGCATGGCGATGCGGCGCAAAAGCAAATCTACCTTCCAAAGCTCGCCGCGGGTCATTGGACGGGCGCGATGCACCTGACCGAATCACAGGCAGGGTCCGACCTGCGTCTGATCAAGACCAAGGCAATTCCACAGGATGACGGCACGTACCGTCTTTACGGCAGTAAGACCTTCATCACCAATGCCGAGCACGATCTGTCGGAGAATATCGTCAACCTCGTTCTTGCCCGCCTACCCGATGCACCTGCTGGCACACGTGGCTTGAGCCTTTTCATCGTTCCCAAGTATTTGGCTGATGAGAACGGCGAACCCGGAACGCGCAATGGCGTTTTTTGCAGTTCGCTCGAACACAAGATGGGGCTGCGGGCGGCGCCGACGGGAGTGATCAATTACGAGGCAGCCTCCGGGTTCCTTCTTGGTGAACGCAACCAGGGAATCTCGGCCATGTTCACGATGGTCAACGACGCGCGCATGGGGGTGGCGCTCCAGGGTCTGAGTATTGCCGAGGTTGCCTATCAGAACGCCGCCGCTTATGCCCGTGAGCGACGGCAGGGCAGGTCTTTATTGCCGGGCAACAGCCAAAGCGATGAGCCAGTCGCGATAATCGAGCACCCCGATGTTCGGCGGATGTTGTTATCGATGCGGGCCTTTACCGAAGGGGCTAGAGCGCTTGGTCTTTGGGTCGCCCTGCAAATTGATCTTTCAAAGAGGCTAGAAAACGAGGATGAGCGGGCAAAAGCGGATGGCCTCGTTGCCTTACTGACACCTGTCATCAAAGCCTATTTCACGGATGCCGGGTGCGAAGCGGCAGACATGGCTATCCAGTGTTTCGGCGGTTATGGGTATGTGCAGGATAGTGGTGTGGAGCAGTTCTTGCGTGATGTCCGCATTACCCGAATCTACGAAGGTACCAACGGGATTCAAGCGCTCGATTTAGTGCGTCGAAAGCTTGATCTCCAGGAGGGGCGGCCTCTGTCATCATTCTTTGGCATCATCGAAGAATCAATCAGCGCGGCTCGTCAGGACGCCGTCTTTTCGTATGAATCCAACACGCTGGCCAGAGCACTGGAAGACCTTCACCAGGCTGCCGGCTGGATGCGCGATCATACAAGAGGGGACGTTGTCGAGGCAGCCGGAGGTTCAACGGACTTCCTCCGCCTTTTCGCCTTGGTTGCAATGGGGTGGATGTGGATGAGGATGATGGTGATAGCCCAAAGGGAATTGACGCAAGGGCGTGGCAACCTCGACTTTTGGCGAGCAAAGCTGACGCTTGGCCGGTTCTTTTTCCGTCGCATGCTTCCAGAGACGCGTTTGCTGAACGGGCGCGCGATGGCTGGTGCCTCCGATCTCATGCAGTTGGCGGCCGATGAGTTTTAACCTCCATAGTCGGTGCACTCACAACCATTGGATAACAGGACCCTAAAAAGATGTCGGAATCACTTCTAAAGACCGTGCCTGCTAACTCTCTGCATTACGGCGGTCAATGGCGCAAGGCACGTGGCCGTAGCAAGATCCTTGTTCGAAACCCCGCCACGCAGGAGGTGCTTGCCGAGGTGCCGGCTGCCGAGGAAGAGGATGTGGCTGCGGCTGCGACTGCGGCGCGGGAGGGGTTTGCCGTCTGGGCATCGTTGGACGCCGCAGAGCGCGCGCGCCTCATGGTCGTCCTAGCCGGGATTATGAGGGCAAGAATGGACGACTTGGCAGCCCTGGAGTCCCTGGTCACTGGCCGCGCGATACGAGAGATGCGTGCGCAGATGGGTCGAATTCCCGAATGGCTTGAGTATTTTGCCGCCATCGCACAGGGCCTCGAGGGCGAGTCCAACAGGGTCAAGGGAGGGTTCGTGACACTCACTCACTACGAGCCGATCGGGGTCGCAGCGCTACTGACGTCGTGGAATCACCCGATCCTGATCCTCGTGAAAAAGATGTCGGCCGCACTGGCTGCAGGAAACACCTGCCTCATAAAGCCCTCTGAGTTGGCTCCGGTGTCCGCACTTATCCTTGCCGACTGGTGCCGTGAGGCTGGCTTTCCACCAGGCGTCGTCAATGTCGTAACCGGGGAAGGTGCAACCGGCGCGGCGATCTGCAGGGCTCCCGACGTTGGGATGGTCGACCTGACGGGCGGCACGGCGACCGGCCGGAAGGTGGCGGCTATTGCCGCCGAGCGCCTGATACCGGCAATGCTGGAGCTGGGGGGCAAGGCCCCAATCGTCATTTGGGACGACGTGCCGTTGGAAGAGGCCACTGCGGGTGCGCTGTTTGCGGCTTTTGTTGCATCGGGCCAAACCTGCGTTTCCGGCACGCGGTTTCTGGTCTCGGACAAAATATACGAAGCGTTCGTCGCTTCCTTGAAAAAGCGGGCGGAGGCGATACGGGTAGGCGACCCCAGTCAGACGGAAACCGATATGGGGCCGGTTATCTCTCAAGCCTCGGCGGCGCGTTGCCACGAACACATCGCCACTGCATTGGCGGAGGGAGCACGGCTGGTTACAGGAGGCGGTAAGCCGGTTTTGGCGGCGCCTTTCGATTCGGGGAATTTTGTTGAGCCGACTGTTTTTGCCGATGTCCGGCCTGAAATGCGCTTGTTCCAAGAAGAGGTATTCGGTCCGGTGGTTTCGGTAACGCCGGTCAAGTCCGAGGAGGAAGCCGTTCAGTTTGCCAATAACAGCCCGTTCGGCCTTGGAGCAGGTATCTGGACGCGCGATGTCGGCAGGGCTCATCGCTTGGCGTCGGCTGTGCGTGCCGGTGTGATCTGGATCAACGATCATCACAAGAATGATCCGCGATCCATTTGGGGTGGTTTTCAAGACAGTGGGCTTGGGAAGGAGAATGGCTGGGACGCCCTGAAGAGTCGGATGCGTAAGCGTAGCGTGATTGTCAGAACGGCTCCGAATTTCGATGATTGGTTTGCCGGAGGCGCGCGCTACGGCTGATCTCCTGAAGGTGGTAGGCGAACGCGGGTGCCGGGGGAAATCGCATGCGATTTTCTTGTTGTATGCAGTTTTGATCTATTTGTGTAATTTAATCGTTGTTCTGGACATCCGAGCTGCGTAGAATGTTTTCGCAATGTGCCCGAGAGGGATTCCCTTTGTGGAATGGGCGCATTGCAGGGGGCGCCGGATACTCGCTGGGGCCCGGGTAAGCGACCGGACGCTGGCTCTTTTGAGGGTTCTCCACCTGGGCCCGAAGACAGGGAGGCTTAGCGCCGGAGATCATTAGAAAGCGCTTAAAAAGGGAGAGTGGGAGATGCGAGTTTTGACGCTAGAAAAATTCAAGGGTTACCTCGGTGGTGCCATCGGTGGGGCCCTGGCGGCCGCTGTCATCGTCATTAGCACCGGTCAAGCCATGGCTCTAGAGCAGGTGTCCATGCGCCTCAAGTGGCTAACACAAGCGCAGTTCATCGGATTCTATGTCGCCAAAGCGAAGGGCTTCTATGAAGAAGAGGGGCTCGACATGACGATCAACCCCGGGGGCCCGAATCTGAACGGCGAATCTATGGTGGCTGCTGGTGCGGAGAATTTCGCAGTCGCCGGCGGGGCGGAAAACATGTTGAAAAGCCGCGCCAAGGGCTTGCCTGTCATCGGTATCGGCATGATGCTTCAGCGGACCCCGTCCGCCTACGTCGCGCACAAGGGCGCGGGGATAGGCTCGCCCAAAGACTTCAAGGGAAAGACCGTTTCTACGTTCTTCACCGGTGCGCAGAACACACTGTTCGCCGTTTTGTCGAAGGAAGGCGTAAGTAAAGACGAAGTCAACGTCATTCCGCAGGCGGTTTCACTGGCGCCCTTCATCGACAAGCAGGTGGATGTGGCAACAGTCATGCTGTTTAACGAGTTGAACGTTCTAAGAAATCGTGGTGTGGAGGTTGAGGTTTTTCAGGCTGA from the Limibacillus halophilus genome contains:
- a CDS encoding acyl-CoA dehydrogenase; this encodes MPIYKAPTTDIRFVLEHVLNIADYANLEGFGEFGSDDLSALLNGGAKICEEVIQPLNQSGDLEGCRFDDGTVTTPEGFRRAYKVLAEGGWIGLASDPTYGGQGLPGVLAEAFYEMLSGANMAFSGYVELSEAVFAAIYAHGDAAQKQIYLPKLAAGHWTGAMHLTESQAGSDLRLIKTKAIPQDDGTYRLYGSKTFITNAEHDLSENIVNLVLARLPDAPAGTRGLSLFIVPKYLADENGEPGTRNGVFCSSLEHKMGLRAAPTGVINYEAASGFLLGERNQGISAMFTMVNDARMGVALQGLSIAEVAYQNAAAYARERRQGRSLLPGNSQSDEPVAIIEHPDVRRMLLSMRAFTEGARALGLWVALQIDLSKRLENEDERAKADGLVALLTPVIKAYFTDAGCEAADMAIQCFGGYGYVQDSGVEQFLRDVRITRIYEGTNGIQALDLVRRKLDLQEGRPLSSFFGIIEESISAARQDAVFSYESNTLARALEDLHQAAGWMRDHTRGDVVEAAGGSTDFLRLFALVAMGWMWMRMMVIAQRELTQGRGNLDFWRAKLTLGRFFFRRMLPETRLLNGRAMAGASDLMQLAADEF
- a CDS encoding aldehyde dehydrogenase family protein codes for the protein MSESLLKTVPANSLHYGGQWRKARGRSKILVRNPATQEVLAEVPAAEEEDVAAAATAAREGFAVWASLDAAERARLMVVLAGIMRARMDDLAALESLVTGRAIREMRAQMGRIPEWLEYFAAIAQGLEGESNRVKGGFVTLTHYEPIGVAALLTSWNHPILILVKKMSAALAAGNTCLIKPSELAPVSALILADWCREAGFPPGVVNVVTGEGATGAAICRAPDVGMVDLTGGTATGRKVAAIAAERLIPAMLELGGKAPIVIWDDVPLEEATAGALFAAFVASGQTCVSGTRFLVSDKIYEAFVASLKKRAEAIRVGDPSQTETDMGPVISQASAARCHEHIATALAEGARLVTGGGKPVLAAPFDSGNFVEPTVFADVRPEMRLFQEEVFGPVVSVTPVKSEEEAVQFANNSPFGLGAGIWTRDVGRAHRLASAVRAGVIWINDHHKNDPRSIWGGFQDSGLGKENGWDALKSRMRKRSVIVRTAPNFDDWFAGGARYG
- a CDS encoding ABC transporter substrate-binding protein; translated protein: MTLEKFKGYLGGAIGGALAAAVIVISTGQAMALEQVSMRLKWLTQAQFIGFYVAKAKGFYEEEGLDMTINPGGPNLNGESMVAAGAENFAVAGGAENMLKSRAKGLPVIGIGMMLQRTPSAYVAHKGAGIGSPKDFKGKTVSTFFTGAQNTLFAVLSKEGVSKDEVNVIPQAVSLAPFIDKQVDVATVMLFNELNVLRNRGVEVEVFQAEDYGVSFPSDTIITNETMIKERPETVQGFLNASIRGWKYAYENPAEAIDILMAAAPSLERPHQTAMLEELNKLVVADRGTTDGIAVLDVEKLEGVREFLIENGELPESVTLAESINTSFWDAVPAAYKKP